In a single window of the Allobranchiibius huperziae genome:
- a CDS encoding inorganic diphosphatase: protein MEFDVTIEIPRGTRNKYEVDHETGRIRLDRLLFTAMSYPSDYGYIEDTLGEDGDPLDALVLLDQPTFPGCVVRARAIGVFRMVDEAGGDDKILCVPAGDPRQDGVKDLGDVSDFLLKEVQHFFETYKALEPGKSVEEGAHWIGVEEADKVVQGALDKAKAEGVTTARWAMPGHAAGETAHGIDRAGDGSQAAQPES from the coding sequence ATGGAGTTCGACGTCACCATCGAGATCCCCCGTGGCACCCGTAACAAGTACGAGGTCGACCACGAGACGGGGCGCATCCGGCTGGACCGGTTGCTGTTCACCGCGATGAGTTACCCCTCGGACTACGGCTACATCGAGGACACCCTCGGTGAGGACGGCGACCCGCTGGACGCGCTCGTGCTGCTGGACCAGCCGACGTTCCCGGGGTGCGTCGTGCGCGCCCGCGCGATCGGCGTCTTCCGGATGGTCGACGAGGCCGGCGGCGACGACAAGATCCTCTGCGTGCCCGCGGGCGACCCGCGCCAGGACGGCGTCAAGGACCTGGGCGACGTCAGCGACTTCCTGCTGAAGGAGGTGCAGCACTTCTTCGAGACCTACAAGGCGCTCGAGCCCGGCAAGAGCGTCGAGGAGGGTGCGCACTGGATCGGCGTCGAGGAGGCCGACAAGGTCGTGCAGGGTGCGCTCGACAAGGCGAAGGCCGAGGGCGTGACGACCGCTCGCTGGGCGATGCCGGGCCACGCGGCGGGCGAGACCGCGCACGGCATCGACCGCGCCGGCGACGGCTCGCAGGCGGCCCAGCCCGAGAGCTGA
- the dacB gene encoding D-alanyl-D-alanine carboxypeptidase/D-alanyl-D-alanine endopeptidase, protein MRRSGKVGLAAGGVVAALAAYATLDVYDVVPGVLTRAAATRPAVPVPGRSTVGPSVAPPRAPTAPDVAGVDTGPEPGAASLKARIQAAQKAVGLTSKVTMTVRDATTGTDLYDQGAGTAMTPASTTKLLTAWAISHTLPLEGTFTTKVVSAAPGSMVLVAGGDTCLNPKAGNPNAVCGRAGVGDLATQIAAGLKKQGLNSVRLAYDASYAPGPATAPGWGQDLLDMGFTTRIAMLGLSTQHAESGPAVANPDASTTAALATALRAKGIAATVGAPATAPVGAATVASVQSAPLLDQLGYALQESDNAMIESLARQAAYRSGTRADSEAALTRWLLARLAAGGFDLTGVKLADVCGLSDGTTLTARLLGDLLVGATSGKDPQFAPVLTRLAVGGWSGTLGNRYGTPATRDGAGWVRAKTGSLPSVNSLAGTVLDVQGRLLVFAIISNGPQPQGPTGARAALDTVVTAIHECGCP, encoded by the coding sequence ATGCGCCGTTCCGGCAAGGTCGGGCTCGCCGCAGGGGGAGTCGTGGCCGCGTTGGCGGCGTACGCCACCCTCGACGTGTACGACGTGGTGCCCGGCGTCCTCACCCGTGCCGCGGCCACCCGGCCCGCCGTGCCCGTGCCGGGCCGATCGACCGTCGGTCCGTCGGTCGCCCCGCCGCGCGCGCCGACCGCACCCGACGTCGCCGGCGTCGACACCGGACCGGAGCCGGGCGCCGCCTCCTTGAAGGCACGGATCCAGGCCGCACAGAAGGCCGTCGGCCTCACGTCCAAGGTCACCATGACCGTGCGCGACGCGACGACCGGCACCGACCTCTACGACCAGGGCGCGGGCACCGCGATGACGCCCGCCTCGACCACCAAACTACTGACCGCCTGGGCGATCTCGCACACCCTCCCTCTCGAGGGGACGTTCACCACGAAGGTCGTCTCGGCCGCTCCCGGATCCATGGTGCTGGTGGCCGGCGGCGACACCTGCCTCAACCCGAAGGCGGGCAACCCGAACGCCGTGTGCGGTCGCGCCGGGGTCGGGGATCTCGCGACCCAGATCGCCGCCGGGCTGAAGAAGCAGGGACTCAACTCCGTGCGTCTCGCGTACGACGCGTCGTACGCCCCGGGGCCGGCGACGGCACCCGGGTGGGGACAGGACCTGCTCGACATGGGTTTCACCACCCGGATCGCGATGCTCGGGCTGTCGACGCAGCACGCGGAGAGCGGGCCCGCCGTCGCGAACCCCGACGCCAGCACGACCGCCGCGCTCGCAACAGCCCTGCGGGCCAAGGGAATCGCGGCGACCGTCGGTGCGCCGGCGACGGCTCCGGTCGGCGCGGCCACCGTGGCCTCGGTGCAGTCGGCGCCGCTGCTCGACCAGCTCGGTTACGCCCTGCAGGAGAGCGACAACGCGATGATCGAGTCGCTCGCCCGCCAGGCGGCGTACCGCTCGGGCACCCGGGCGGACTCCGAGGCGGCGCTGACCCGATGGCTGTTGGCGCGCCTGGCCGCCGGCGGGTTCGATCTGACCGGCGTGAAGCTCGCCGATGTCTGCGGCCTCTCCGACGGCACCACCCTGACGGCCCGGTTGCTCGGCGATCTGCTGGTCGGGGCTACCTCGGGCAAGGACCCGCAGTTCGCCCCGGTGCTCACCCGGCTGGCCGTCGGCGGCTGGAGCGGCACCCTGGGCAACCGGTACGGCACTCCCGCGACGAGGGACGGCGCCGGATGGGTGCGCGCCAAGACCGGCAGCCTGCCGTCGGTGAACTCGCTGGCCGGCACCGTGCTCGACGTGCAGGGACGGCTCCTGGTCTTCGCGATCATCAGCAACGGTCCGCAGCCGCAGGGACCCACGGGGGCCAGGGCGGCCCTCGACACGGTGGTCACCGCCATCCACGAATGCGGTTGCCCGTAG
- a CDS encoding carboxylesterase/lipase family protein, with protein sequence MNTPARSVHAALAGTAAIAAAVALTAAAPGSLTPAATAATSSPACSSGTLVHTTKGAVCGTTADGVTTYEGIPYAAAPVGNLRWKAPVPHKAWTTTIRSTTPVQECPSPGFPPGSPPTTNTTEDCLNVKVQIPAGAKPGERLPVMYEIHGGGFLGEARTDDGSNLVRTGKVVYVFVNYRLGILGFLADKALGAHSGDYGIQDQQAGLRWVKQNISRFGGDPGNVTVFGESAGGASTCDQVASPTAKGLFQHAISVSGYYNYQNNIVWSKADCKSTYYTEAQAQRTGAQYAKKVGCGDVADVAACLRKVPVDKLVSAGGQFVEPTAGGTIGPIVNGTTLTMSPAKAFATGHVNKVDLITDIGRDEFNGGVYTNTPGLHPVVAETPAQYRLLVREQFGGLAATVERLYPLIRYTSPFVAYRTIMADSASVCPMLQSDAKVSRYIPTYADIDDDADNPAGEGLTEILGAQHSETNGLVHFATSKLDPNQKALQTQLLLEWTYFAHTGNPMADYTPAWPLYRTYSKPVMELRPAGSSSVSPAASIASLHQCGFWDRVTHY encoded by the coding sequence ATGAACACTCCAGCACGGTCGGTGCACGCCGCCCTGGCCGGTACGGCCGCGATCGCGGCCGCCGTGGCACTGACGGCAGCAGCTCCAGGGTCGCTGACACCCGCGGCCACGGCCGCGACCAGTTCGCCCGCGTGCAGCTCGGGCACCCTGGTCCACACGACCAAGGGGGCCGTCTGCGGTACGACGGCCGACGGGGTGACGACGTACGAGGGCATCCCGTACGCCGCGGCGCCGGTGGGGAACCTGCGCTGGAAGGCTCCGGTGCCGCACAAGGCGTGGACCACGACCATCCGGTCGACGACTCCCGTGCAGGAGTGTCCGAGCCCGGGGTTCCCGCCCGGGTCTCCTCCCACGACGAACACCACCGAGGACTGCCTCAACGTCAAGGTGCAGATCCCGGCAGGCGCCAAGCCGGGCGAGCGGCTGCCGGTGATGTACGAGATCCACGGTGGCGGTTTCCTCGGCGAGGCCCGCACCGACGACGGCTCCAACCTGGTGCGCACCGGCAAGGTCGTCTACGTCTTCGTGAACTACCGGCTCGGCATCCTGGGGTTCCTCGCCGACAAGGCGCTGGGCGCGCACTCCGGCGACTACGGGATCCAGGATCAGCAGGCGGGGCTGCGCTGGGTGAAGCAGAACATCTCCCGCTTCGGCGGCGACCCGGGCAACGTCACCGTGTTCGGGGAGTCGGCCGGCGGCGCCAGCACCTGCGATCAGGTCGCCTCGCCGACCGCGAAGGGCCTCTTCCAGCACGCGATCAGCGTCAGCGGCTACTACAACTACCAGAACAACATCGTGTGGTCGAAGGCCGACTGCAAGTCGACCTACTACACCGAGGCGCAGGCCCAGAGGACCGGCGCGCAGTACGCGAAGAAGGTCGGCTGCGGCGATGTGGCGGACGTCGCCGCGTGCCTGCGTAAGGTCCCGGTCGACAAGCTGGTCTCCGCGGGCGGGCAGTTCGTCGAGCCCACCGCCGGAGGCACGATCGGCCCGATCGTCAACGGCACCACGCTGACCATGTCCCCGGCCAAGGCGTTCGCCACCGGGCATGTCAACAAGGTCGATCTCATCACCGACATCGGGCGCGACGAGTTCAACGGCGGCGTCTACACCAACACCCCCGGACTGCACCCGGTCGTGGCCGAGACGCCGGCCCAGTACCGGCTGCTCGTCCGTGAGCAGTTCGGCGGGCTCGCTGCGACGGTGGAGCGGCTCTACCCGCTGATCCGTTACACCTCGCCGTTCGTGGCCTACCGCACGATCATGGCCGACTCGGCGTCGGTGTGCCCGATGCTGCAGTCGGACGCGAAGGTGTCGCGCTACATCCCGACGTACGCCGACATCGACGACGACGCCGACAACCCGGCAGGCGAGGGACTGACCGAGATCCTGGGCGCCCAGCACAGCGAGACCAACGGACTGGTGCACTTCGCCACCTCCAAGCTGGATCCCAACCAGAAGGCCCTGCAGACCCAGCTGCTGCTGGAGTGGACCTACTTCGCCCACACGGGCAACCCGATGGCCGACTACACCCCGGCGTGGCCGCTCTACCGGACGTACTCGAAGCCGGTGATGGAGCTGCGGCCCGCCGGGTCCAGCTCGGTGAGCCCGGCCGCGTCGATCGCATCCCTGCACCAGTGCGGTTTCTGGGACAGGGTCACGCACTACTGA
- a CDS encoding zinc-dependent metalloprotease translates to MATSGRSYVDWDLARTTGRRLVSDGPETTAKDAAAVVADLRQAAANAAQPVADTARMDTGGAARSDVHVVDRGGWIDVNVDSTAALLSPVLEKVTAKKAAGPVAIAVGAKITGAQIGALLGFVAPKILGQFDLAPGGRPSLLLVAPNIVSVERELDVDPTDFRSWVCLHEETHRVQFTAVPWLRGHVIDRSRGLMTDLMPDPDDLQERLQHALKALPDAVRGGGNGLMDLFTTAEQREQLASLTAVMSLLEGHADVVMDDVGPKVVPSVAEIRRKFDQRRKGAGGVDRLLRRLLGLEAKMRQYRDGAVFCRAVIDKVGVDGFNAVWSSPDTLPSAREIEAPADWVARVHG, encoded by the coding sequence ATGGCCACTTCGGGACGCTCGTACGTCGACTGGGATCTCGCGCGCACGACCGGTCGACGGCTGGTGAGCGACGGCCCCGAGACCACCGCGAAGGATGCCGCGGCCGTCGTCGCGGATCTGCGCCAGGCCGCGGCGAATGCCGCGCAGCCGGTCGCCGACACCGCACGGATGGACACCGGCGGGGCCGCGCGGTCCGACGTCCACGTGGTCGACCGCGGCGGGTGGATCGACGTGAACGTCGACTCGACCGCCGCGCTGCTCTCCCCGGTGCTGGAGAAGGTCACGGCCAAGAAGGCCGCCGGGCCCGTCGCGATCGCGGTCGGCGCGAAGATCACCGGCGCCCAGATCGGGGCGCTGCTCGGCTTCGTGGCGCCCAAGATCCTGGGCCAGTTCGACCTCGCGCCGGGCGGCCGCCCGAGCCTGCTGCTGGTCGCGCCCAACATCGTGTCCGTCGAGCGTGAGTTGGACGTCGACCCGACCGACTTCCGCAGCTGGGTGTGCCTGCACGAGGAGACCCACCGGGTGCAGTTCACCGCGGTGCCCTGGTTGCGCGGGCACGTCATCGACCGGTCCCGCGGGTTGATGACCGACCTGATGCCCGACCCGGATGACCTGCAGGAGCGGTTGCAGCACGCACTGAAGGCACTGCCCGACGCCGTACGAGGTGGCGGCAACGGCCTGATGGACCTGTTCACCACGGCCGAGCAGCGCGAGCAGTTGGCCTCGCTCACCGCCGTGATGTCGCTGCTCGAGGGGCACGCCGACGTGGTGATGGACGACGTCGGGCCGAAGGTCGTGCCGAGCGTGGCCGAGATCCGCCGCAAGTTCGACCAGCGGCGCAAGGGCGCCGGCGGCGTGGACCGGCTGCTGCGCCGTCTGCTCGGCCTGGAGGCCAAGATGCGCCAGTACCGCGACGGCGCGGTCTTCTGTCGCGCGGTCATCGACAAGGTCGGCGTCGACGGGTTCAACGCCGTGTGGTCCTCGCCGGACACCCTGCCCAGTGCCCGCGAGATCGAGGCACCCGCCGACTGGGTCGCCCGCGTGCACGGCTGA
- the tilS gene encoding tRNA lysidine(34) synthetase TilS produces the protein MPGPHPAVAATRLAVRRAVADAPAGSLVLVACSGGADSLSLAAAAAFELPKQGLRAGAVVVDHGLQAGSAQVARTAADHCHALGLDPVDVIRVEVTTADGDGPEAAARAARHAAFRAALLRHDATRLLLGHTRDDQAETVLLRLARGSGTRALAGMAADGPGPLRRPFLLSVGRAQTRAACAALDLPWWDDPHNEDPRFTRVRARRALQLLQDDLGPGLTDNLVRTATLARQDADHLDALAAVEAQALGESPWHVKDLESLPDALRTRVWRLLMARAGATAADVAAVHVASLDELVTRWRGQGAVDIPGGLRVARRERLIEVAPRPVE, from the coding sequence ATGCCCGGCCCGCACCCCGCCGTCGCCGCGACCCGCCTCGCCGTACGACGAGCCGTCGCCGACGCACCCGCCGGGAGCCTGGTGCTGGTCGCCTGCTCCGGTGGGGCCGATTCCCTGTCGCTGGCGGCAGCGGCGGCGTTCGAGCTGCCCAAGCAGGGTCTGCGGGCCGGCGCCGTGGTGGTCGACCACGGGCTGCAGGCCGGCTCGGCCCAGGTGGCGCGGACCGCGGCCGACCACTGCCATGCGCTCGGCCTCGACCCGGTCGATGTGATCCGCGTCGAGGTCACGACCGCCGACGGTGACGGCCCCGAGGCAGCGGCCCGCGCGGCGCGGCACGCGGCGTTCAGGGCCGCGCTCCTGCGCCACGACGCCACCCGGCTGCTGCTCGGCCACACGCGCGACGACCAGGCCGAGACCGTGCTGCTGCGGCTGGCACGCGGGTCGGGCACCCGCGCCCTCGCCGGGATGGCGGCCGACGGGCCGGGGCCGCTCCGGCGGCCGTTCCTCCTGAGCGTTGGAAGGGCCCAGACGCGCGCTGCCTGTGCAGCACTGGACCTGCCGTGGTGGGACGACCCGCACAACGAGGACCCCCGCTTCACCCGCGTCCGGGCCCGCCGCGCGCTGCAGCTCCTGCAGGACGACCTCGGACCGGGCCTGACCGACAACCTGGTCCGCACCGCGACCTTGGCCCGGCAGGACGCCGACCACCTCGACGCGCTCGCGGCGGTCGAAGCCCAGGCCCTCGGTGAATCTCCCTGGCACGTAAAGGATCTGGAGTCGCTCCCGGACGCGTTGCGCACACGCGTCTGGCGGCTGCTGATGGCCCGCGCCGGCGCGACCGCCGCGGATGTGGCCGCCGTGCACGTGGCGTCGCTCGATGAGTTGGTGACGCGGTGGCGCGGACAGGGAGCGGTCGACATACCAGGTGGCCTGCGGGTGGCTCGACGTGAGCGGCTGATCGAGGTCGCGCCCCGTCCGGTTGAATAG
- the hpt gene encoding hypoxanthine phosphoribosyltransferase, with the protein MDASDAGTDLDHVLFTEAQIHDRLQELGDRIWADYKDKDLLLVGVLKGAVLVMADLMRTLPGSAPMDWMAVSSYGSGTKSSGVVRILKDLDTDISGKHVLIVEDIIDSGLTLNWIRSNLLSRDPASLEICTLLRKPDAAKVAIDCRYVGFDIPNEFVVGYGLDYDERYRNLRDIGTLAPHVYS; encoded by the coding sequence ATGGATGCATCGGACGCCGGCACCGACCTGGACCACGTGCTCTTCACGGAGGCGCAGATCCACGACAGGCTGCAGGAGCTGGGCGACCGCATCTGGGCTGACTACAAGGACAAGGACCTGCTGCTCGTCGGGGTCCTCAAGGGCGCGGTCCTGGTGATGGCCGACCTGATGCGCACGCTGCCCGGGTCCGCGCCGATGGACTGGATGGCGGTGTCGTCGTACGGATCGGGCACCAAGTCCTCCGGCGTCGTACGGATCCTGAAGGATCTGGACACCGACATCTCCGGCAAGCACGTGCTGATCGTCGAGGACATCATCGACTCCGGCCTCACCCTCAACTGGATCCGCAGCAACCTGCTCTCGCGCGATCCGGCGTCGCTGGAGATCTGCACGCTGCTGCGCAAACCGGACGCCGCCAAGGTCGCGATCGACTGTCGCTACGTCGGATTCGACATTCCCAACGAGTTCGTCGTGGGCTACGGGCTCGACTACGACGAGCGCTACCGCAACCTGCGCGACATCGGCACCCTCGCGCCGCACGTGTACTCCTGA
- the ftsH gene encoding ATP-dependent zinc metalloprotease FtsH, producing MLTMKRLVKNPGIWIVLVVVVGFMIYTFGKVGGYQQIDTSRAETLISTGKVESAKLTPDAINLTLKKGDEFSGDGVKDASRVQSNYVSARGSHLVQLLEKTPPSQGFTDDPGKQNVFVSLLLSILPFILVLGLFWLILSQMQGGGSRVMQFGKSRAKLATKDMPKVTFHDVAGADEAVEELEEIKDFLQAPKKFLDVGAKIPKGVLLYGPPGTGKTLLARAVAGEAGVPFYSISGSDFVEMFVGVGASRVRDLFEQAKANSPAIIFVDEIDAVGRHRGAGLGGGHDEREQTLNQLLVEMDGFDVKTNVILIAATNRPDILDPALLRPGRFDRQIAVEAPDMAGRHHILQVHAKGKPMVEDIDLLTVARRTPGFSGADLANVLNEAALLTARSNAQIIDNRALDEAIDRVMAGPQKRTRVMSAKERKITAYHEGGHALVASALNYTDPVSKITILPRGRALGYTMVLPADDKYSTTRNELLDQLAYALGGRVAEEIVFHDPSTGASNDIEKATGLARKMVTQFGMSERIGAIKLGSGGGEVFLGRDMGHERDYSEDLAGVVDEEVRRLIEAAHDEAWHALNDNRDLLDQLVLELLEKETLNAEALAELFSTVHKRPRRQVWLSSDARNVSDRPPVLTPAEREAVARGVDLDKQDRQQVDAHPPEAVIEVPDGGYVDPTEG from the coding sequence ATGTTGACTATGAAGCGCCTCGTCAAGAACCCCGGCATCTGGATCGTCCTGGTCGTGGTCGTCGGATTCATGATCTACACGTTCGGCAAGGTCGGCGGGTATCAGCAGATCGACACCTCCCGCGCCGAGACACTGATCTCCACCGGCAAGGTGGAATCGGCCAAGCTCACCCCCGACGCGATCAACCTCACCCTGAAGAAGGGTGACGAATTCAGCGGCGACGGCGTCAAGGACGCCTCCCGCGTGCAGTCCAACTACGTCAGCGCGCGCGGCAGCCACCTCGTCCAGCTGCTGGAGAAGACGCCGCCGAGCCAGGGCTTCACCGACGACCCCGGCAAGCAGAACGTCTTCGTCAGCCTGTTGCTGTCGATCCTGCCGTTCATCCTGGTCCTCGGACTCTTCTGGTTGATCCTCAGTCAGATGCAGGGCGGCGGATCGCGGGTGATGCAGTTCGGCAAGTCTCGCGCCAAGCTCGCGACCAAGGACATGCCCAAGGTCACCTTCCACGACGTGGCCGGTGCCGACGAGGCCGTCGAAGAGCTGGAGGAGATCAAGGACTTCCTGCAGGCGCCGAAGAAGTTCCTCGACGTCGGGGCGAAGATCCCCAAGGGCGTACTGCTCTACGGCCCGCCCGGCACCGGGAAGACGCTGCTGGCGCGCGCCGTCGCGGGTGAGGCCGGCGTGCCGTTCTACTCGATCTCCGGTTCGGACTTCGTGGAGATGTTCGTCGGTGTGGGTGCGTCCCGTGTGCGCGACCTGTTCGAGCAGGCCAAGGCGAACTCCCCGGCGATCATCTTCGTCGACGAGATCGACGCCGTCGGCCGGCACCGCGGTGCGGGTCTCGGCGGTGGCCACGACGAGCGTGAGCAGACCCTCAACCAGCTGCTGGTCGAGATGGACGGCTTCGACGTCAAGACCAACGTCATCCTGATCGCTGCGACCAACCGCCCGGACATCCTCGACCCGGCGCTGCTGCGCCCGGGCCGCTTCGACCGGCAGATCGCGGTGGAGGCCCCCGACATGGCGGGCCGTCACCACATCCTGCAGGTGCACGCCAAGGGCAAGCCGATGGTCGAGGACATCGACCTGCTGACGGTCGCGCGTCGTACGCCGGGCTTCTCCGGTGCCGACCTGGCCAATGTCCTCAACGAGGCGGCGCTGCTGACCGCCCGCAGCAACGCGCAGATCATCGACAACCGCGCGCTGGACGAGGCGATCGACCGCGTGATGGCGGGTCCGCAGAAGCGGACCCGGGTGATGAGCGCCAAGGAGCGCAAGATCACCGCCTACCACGAGGGTGGTCACGCCCTGGTGGCGTCGGCGCTCAACTACACCGACCCGGTCAGCAAGATCACGATCCTGCCGCGTGGTCGCGCCCTCGGTTACACGATGGTGCTGCCGGCCGACGACAAGTACTCCACCACCCGCAACGAGCTGCTCGATCAGCTGGCGTACGCGCTCGGTGGCCGGGTCGCGGAGGAGATCGTCTTCCACGACCCCAGCACCGGTGCCTCCAACGACATCGAGAAGGCGACAGGGCTGGCCCGCAAGATGGTCACCCAGTTCGGGATGAGCGAGCGGATCGGGGCGATCAAGCTCGGGTCCGGTGGCGGTGAGGTCTTCCTCGGCCGCGACATGGGCCACGAGCGCGACTACTCCGAGGACCTCGCCGGTGTGGTCGACGAGGAGGTGCGCCGTCTCATCGAGGCCGCGCACGACGAGGCCTGGCACGCGCTGAACGACAACCGCGACCTGCTGGACCAGTTGGTGCTGGAGCTGCTGGAGAAGGAGACGCTCAACGCCGAGGCGCTGGCGGAGCTCTTCTCCACGGTGCACAAGCGACCGCGCCGTCAGGTGTGGCTGTCCAGCGACGCCCGCAACGTCAGCGACCGACCCCCGGTCCTGACTCCGGCCGAGCGCGAGGCGGTCGCCCGCGGCGTCGACCTCGACAAGCAGGATCGCCAGCAGGTCGATGCCCACCCGCCGGAGGCGGTCATCGAGGTGCCGGACGGTGGGTATGTCGACCCCACCGAGGGTTGA
- the folE gene encoding GTP cyclohydrolase I FolE — protein sequence MSTPPRVDLQRAAAAVRELLFAVGEDPDREGLLDTPDRVARAYAEIFAGLGKDPAEVLSRTFDVAHDEMVLIRDIEVYSTCEHHLLPFHGVAHVGYLPPKDGRVPGLSKIARLVDLYARRPQVQERLTSQIADALVTHLHAQGVIVVVSCEHLCMSMRGVRKPGALTTTSAVRGQLRDATTRAEAISLMAPDHRR from the coding sequence ATGTCGACCCCACCGAGGGTTGATCTTCAGCGCGCCGCCGCCGCGGTCCGTGAGCTGCTCTTCGCGGTCGGGGAGGATCCCGACCGCGAAGGGCTGCTCGACACACCGGACCGGGTGGCCCGCGCGTACGCCGAGATCTTCGCCGGCCTGGGTAAGGATCCCGCCGAGGTCTTGAGCCGCACCTTCGACGTGGCTCACGACGAGATGGTCCTGATCCGCGACATCGAGGTCTACAGCACCTGCGAGCACCACCTGCTGCCCTTCCACGGTGTCGCGCACGTCGGGTACCTCCCGCCGAAGGACGGCCGGGTGCCCGGTCTGTCGAAGATCGCCCGGCTCGTGGATCTGTACGCGCGTCGCCCGCAGGTGCAGGAGCGGCTCACCAGCCAGATCGCGGATGCACTGGTCACCCATCTGCACGCGCAGGGTGTGATCGTCGTGGTCTCCTGCGAGCATCTGTGCATGTCGATGCGCGGCGTCCGCAAACCCGGTGCCCTCACCACGACCTCCGCGGTGCGGGGGCAACTGCGCGACGCCACGACGCGCGCCGAGGCGATCAGCCTGATGGCGCCGGATCACCGACGGTGA
- the folP gene encoding dihydropteroate synthase: MTALPARPATRPLVMGVVNVTPDSFSDGGRWFAADAAVRHGRELHEQGADLVDVGGESTRPGARRPDEREELRRVVPVVRQLTADGVRVSIDTMRARVAARAVEAGASIVNDVSGGLADPEMAATVASLGVGMVAMHWRGHSHQMADRAVYDDVVADVRRELGARVEALLSAGIARDALVIDPGLGFAKTAEQNWTILRDIAAFEKLGLPVLVGASRKGFLARVGSDAPLPPDRREGATTALTVLLAQAGVWGVRVHDVAAARAALAVLETMGATE; this comes from the coding sequence GTGACGGCGCTCCCAGCCCGCCCCGCGACCCGCCCGCTCGTGATGGGGGTCGTCAACGTCACCCCCGACTCCTTCTCCGACGGCGGCCGCTGGTTCGCCGCGGACGCTGCCGTGCGTCACGGCCGCGAACTGCACGAACAGGGCGCAGACCTCGTCGACGTGGGCGGTGAGTCCACCCGACCGGGTGCGCGCCGCCCGGACGAGCGGGAGGAGCTGCGCCGGGTCGTGCCCGTCGTGCGTCAGCTCACCGCCGACGGAGTACGCGTCTCGATCGACACGATGCGCGCCCGGGTGGCGGCCCGTGCCGTCGAGGCAGGGGCGAGCATCGTCAACGACGTCAGCGGGGGCCTGGCCGACCCCGAGATGGCCGCGACGGTCGCGAGCCTCGGGGTGGGGATGGTGGCCATGCACTGGCGTGGCCACAGCCACCAGATGGCCGACCGGGCGGTCTACGACGACGTGGTCGCCGACGTACGCCGCGAGCTCGGCGCCCGGGTGGAGGCGCTGCTGTCCGCCGGGATCGCCCGCGATGCCCTGGTCATCGACCCCGGCCTGGGCTTCGCGAAGACGGCTGAGCAGAACTGGACGATCCTGCGCGACATCGCCGCATTCGAGAAACTGGGCCTGCCGGTCCTCGTAGGAGCCTCGCGCAAGGGGTTCCTGGCCCGGGTGGGATCCGACGCCCCGCTGCCGCCGGACCGGCGCGAAGGGGCGACGACCGCTCTGACGGTGCTGCTGGCGCAGGCCGGGGTGTGGGGCGTGCGGGTGCACGACGTGGCGGCGGCGCGGGCGGCGCTCGCGGTGCTGGAGACGATGGGGGCAACGGAATGA
- the folK gene encoding 2-amino-4-hydroxy-6-hydroxymethyldihydropteridine diphosphokinase: protein MSDRIGLTGIVAEACHGVLEHEKRAPQRFVADIVLECDLRRAGTDDELASTVSYADIAQGAYAVLTGDSVDLIETLAERIAAVALAPVAVEAVEVTIRKPQAPAGVPFVDEVTGGPFVTVRREHDREVVIALGANMGDRAGTMADAVRALTAVDGLEVVACSPLLETGAVGGPEQPDYLNAVVVARSRLAPWTLLDELHRIERNHGRVREVRWGARTLDLDLIQVGDSTDDFDLRFETEELTLPHPRAHERAFVLVPWSRVDGTAQLRTAAGSEDIRELIDGLPAAALDGIRPGPAWDPL from the coding sequence ATGAGCGACCGGATCGGGCTGACCGGGATCGTGGCCGAGGCGTGTCACGGGGTGCTGGAGCACGAGAAGCGCGCACCGCAACGGTTCGTCGCCGACATCGTGCTCGAGTGCGATCTGCGCCGGGCGGGCACCGATGACGAGTTGGCCTCCACCGTGAGCTACGCCGACATCGCCCAGGGCGCGTACGCCGTCCTCACCGGTGACAGCGTCGACCTGATCGAGACGCTCGCCGAGCGGATCGCCGCCGTCGCGCTCGCACCGGTCGCTGTCGAGGCGGTCGAGGTGACCATCCGCAAGCCGCAGGCGCCGGCCGGCGTGCCGTTCGTGGACGAGGTGACCGGCGGCCCGTTCGTGACGGTGCGCAGGGAGCACGACCGGGAGGTCGTGATCGCGCTCGGCGCCAACATGGGCGACCGCGCGGGCACGATGGCGGACGCCGTACGCGCTCTTACGGCAGTCGACGGGCTGGAGGTCGTGGCGTGCTCGCCGCTGCTCGAGACCGGCGCGGTCGGCGGCCCGGAGCAGCCGGACTACCTGAACGCGGTCGTCGTCGCACGCAGCCGCCTCGCGCCGTGGACCCTGCTCGACGAGCTGCACAGGATCGAGCGCAACCACGGCCGGGTGCGCGAAGTGCGCTGGGGTGCCCGGACGTTGGACCTCGACCTGATCCAGGTCGGTGACTCCACGGATGACTTCGACCTGCGGTTCGAGACCGAGGAGCTGACTCTGCCGCACCCGCGCGCGCACGAGCGGGCATTCGTCCTCGTGCCCTGGTCCCGGGTCGACGGCACCGCACAACTGCGGACCGCCGCCGGCTCCGAGGACATTCGCGAGCTGATCGACGGGCTGCCGGCCGCTGCGCTCGACGGCATCCGTCCCGGGCCCGCGTGGGATCCGCTGTGA